One genomic segment of Acinetobacter oleivorans DR1 includes these proteins:
- a CDS encoding DsbA family oxidoreductase translates to MRVDVWSDVVCPFCYIGKKRLEHVAAEAGIELEIHWHSFELDPDAPAKHDTSNTERLAKKYGRTYEEMEEMERNIAAMAASEGIDFQWQKANSGNSFNAHRIIHLAQSKGLGNQAKEAFFHAYMTEGLAIGEREVVEEIASRIGLDNAEVEFVLDTNELSDFVRHDEKIAKEQLNVTGVPFFVFDQRIALAGAQPRDVFLKVLEQAQLKANAEAVEQDDAAVCNDESCDIPQK, encoded by the coding sequence ATGCGTGTTGATGTCTGGTCTGATGTAGTTTGCCCTTTCTGTTATATCGGCAAAAAACGCCTTGAACATGTAGCTGCGGAAGCAGGTATTGAGCTTGAAATTCACTGGCATAGTTTTGAATTAGATCCTGATGCGCCAGCAAAACATGACACTTCAAACACTGAGCGTTTAGCTAAAAAATATGGCCGTACCTATGAAGAGATGGAAGAAATGGAACGCAATATTGCGGCCATGGCTGCCTCTGAAGGTATTGATTTCCAATGGCAAAAGGCGAATTCTGGCAATAGTTTCAATGCACACCGTATTATTCACCTTGCACAAAGCAAAGGCTTAGGCAACCAAGCAAAAGAAGCTTTTTTCCATGCTTATATGACCGAAGGTCTAGCAATTGGTGAGCGTGAAGTTGTAGAAGAAATTGCTTCTCGTATTGGCCTTGATAATGCGGAAGTTGAATTTGTATTAGATACCAATGAGCTATCTGACTTTGTTCGTCATGACGAAAAGATTGCTAAAGAGCAGTTAAATGTTACGGGTGTGCCATTTTTTGTATTTGATCAAAGAATTGCTCTCGCAGGTGCTCAACCACGTGACGTCTTTTTAAAAGTCTTAGAGCAAGCACAACTTAAAGCAAATGCTGAAGCGGTCGAGCAAGATGATGCTGCTGTTTGTAATGATGAATCATGTGATATTCCACAGAAATAA
- a CDS encoding MerR family transcriptional regulator, giving the protein MNLAKVAELTKVSPRMLRYYESLGLIQPHRASNNYRSYTNKDIENIKKIKILNDAGMHLKDIQALLPCFDLDERVFTLCSVVQEKLQTELKHVSEQLNKLQTSQSLLQTFLTKGKAESTKL; this is encoded by the coding sequence ATGAACCTTGCCAAAGTTGCCGAACTCACAAAAGTCAGCCCGCGTATGCTGCGTTACTATGAAAGTTTAGGACTTATACAGCCTCATCGAGCAAGTAATAACTATCGAAGCTATACAAACAAAGACATTGAAAATATTAAGAAAATTAAAATATTAAATGATGCAGGCATGCACCTAAAAGACATTCAAGCCTTGCTGCCTTGTTTTGATTTAGATGAACGCGTATTTACGCTGTGCTCAGTGGTTCAAGAAAAACTGCAAACTGAACTCAAGCATGTTTCTGAACAATTAAACAAACTACAAACTTCTCAAAGTTTATTACAAACTTTTTTAACCAAAGGAAAAGCCGAGAGCACCAAACTATAA